Sequence from the Xiphophorus couchianus chromosome 23, X_couchianus-1.0, whole genome shotgun sequence genome:
GGTTTTCAAGTGTTATTTCCAGTCTTAGATAACAGGAGGAAGACGACTTTGTATTGCAAATATGCTCCCTGTCAATCTTCTCAACAATATACAGCTCGCCGGTCTCTTTGTTCAcatccaaatattttttgttagcGATTATGTCAAGGCGCATCTTTCTCTTTGTTAGAGTTGTTACGTCGAGGCCGAGATCGGTAGCGAGGTTTGCCACAACTGTCCCTTCTTTCAGCTCTTCAGGCAGGGTGTAATGCGTAACTGCGCTTGATATTTTGCGAACGATTAGGAAAACAATAAAGAGCAGCACGTACCTGTGCATAAAGCCCTTTGTTGAAACCGGACTCATTGTAAAATTCAGGATAACAGTAAATCAAAAAGAGAAAGTCAGGCTGTCAGCGACACTGAAAATACTCCTCTGCCATCAATCCGAAACCTTTAAAACGTTTTAAATCCAGGCAAAATACAGGAAAACGGCGACATCTTTCACTGAACGGCGTTTCAGCACCAGGGAGCTGTCCAGTCTCTGCATGAAAACGCTCCGACAAATGAGACCTCCAGGATGACGTCCATAAACCGAACTTTAAGAAAGACAACAGCGCCACCATTTATTAAACCAAACTATCTACTGAAATTGAAAGATGAAAAAGATAATATTACTATTTATCTAATAAAAAGATATCgcaaaatattctttaaatgttgtgattatatttactttatatCGTAGATCCTCAACTTTACTTGCAGAAATGTGAAATCTAAATGACATTTTCAACTGCTATGTCAAATAATGTTGCTTATagttttcatccatccatccatccatccatccatccatccatccatccatccatctcgtATTCCCCATTGATTTCACGTATATGAGTGCAAGAGCTTGTCTCCCAGTCATTAGTCAAGTTGCTGGGTAATTCCTGGACAACCTGCAATTTAATCCTAATAATATTTCATAGACGTGTGAATGAAATTCATATTGCCTGGTAAAATATTAATTGCCTTTCTACCAAAGGAAATACTAATACTGGATAGACAcaaaatcataaattatttctgCTCCTGCTATGTTGTTATTGGTAGTAGCGgtaaaatcaaattttgttGCTGATGATAGTAGTAATACAGAATTAGCACTTAAATTgagctttgttttaatttgaaattttagtttatttaatgtaacatattattttatcaagATAATAATATTTATCATTTGAAAGCatctacataaaaaatatatgttaatgCAACTATGCATCTGATGAAACctgcaaataaaatttgcaacacatttatcaacacattttttcttaagTAGAGAAAAAATCAAAGTGATAATTATAGAGAGAATGAATTTGGATGTAAGTATGggttaatttttcaaatattttaaaatgctgcattaaAGATGTGACCATACACTACTAATAAGTCTTGCATTTCTATTTCTGCTTTGAAATTCTTAAGAGACATATGGTGAATCAAAATGTAAGGTTATGTTGACAAAAAAGTATGTATTGTGAAAAAGACCAAATTacctaaaacaaaatatagggactataatttttttatactgatggtgttttacaatttttgtcatatgaaaaaaatatatgataatGAAAGGGTAGATTTCAAAGATATTAAATAATACTATGTAACAATTTGGTCTTGGACAAGACTATAATGAAGTCAAATTCAAtatgaaagacaagaaaaaaaaattatcttccTGAGGAGTTATGAAATTCCTACCTGCAGAGTAGAAGCAGCTGAGTCACTAGTCTCTGACAGTCCTGTCCCTCTCGGGATGCTGGACACGATGTATCTGGAGCCCTTTGGCACAGGCTGTCTGACCACCAGCTTTCCTTTCCTGGTCTCTGCTAGAAACAGACTGTACCAGTAGGCATCGTTGGAGACCAGAGTGGAGTCTGCGATGGTGGAGTTTCTCTCACTGATCACACTGTTCCTGCTGGGAGGAGCAGTTTTGCTGTGTTTGGGTTTCTGACACTTCAGCACGATGGTGACCAGGATGGTGATGAGCAGGAGAAATGACACCGAGGCCAGACCGATGACCAGATACAGGTTGATGTCTGAAAAGATGTCGTATTCCAGAGGCATCTCAGTCATGTCAGAGTAGGCCTTAACATCAGTCTCCACTGTCAGCAGCTTGATGGTGACTGTAGCAGAGAGAGCAGGCTCCCCGTTGTCCTTGGCAACAACAACCAGTCTGTGGTGGCGTGAGTCTTTGTAACTGAACATCCTCATAGTCCTGATCTCTCCATTGTATTGGTCCAAGCTGAACAAGGAAGCATCAGTCACCTGGAGAAACTGGTAGGTAATCCGAGAGTTGTGCACAGAGTCTGTGTCTAAGGCGATCACTTTAGCCACCAGGGATCCTTTATCAGTGGATCTGGGCATCTTCTCCTCCACCACTGAGCCATGAGCGCGCCAAGGAGAGACAATAACTGGAGCGTTGTCATTTTGGTCAACAATGATGATGTGGACGGTCACATTACTGCTGAGAGGAGGAGAACCAGAGTCTCTGGCCTCAATGTGGAAAAGAAACTCCTTCTCAATCTCATAGTCAAAGGTTTTCAGTGCATAAAGATTCCCGTTCTCTGGATTGATGGAGAACAGCATAGACATGGAAGTGTTGGCAATCTCCTTCTCTATGAtgaaataaactagatactGGTTTTCATGGAGGTCAGGATCAAATGCAGTGAGTGAGCTGAGCAAGGAGCCAGGTGCGTTATTCTCCATGACACGTATGGTATAAAATGACTGGGAGAACTGAGGAACATTGTCATTAACATCCAGCAGCTCCAAAGTCATAGTTTCATTGTCACATAGTGGAGGAGACCCTCTGTCTGTGACAGTGAAGGTGATTTCATATTCTGGGACCTTCTCTCTGTCTAATGGCTCTGACACCACTAACTCATAATAGTTATCAGAGGACTCCCTCAGTTTGAAAGGCATGTTCTCTGGAATATGAAGATCAACCTGTCCATTATCACCTGAGTCTTTATCACTCACACTAACTACAGCTATCACTGTGTCTAACTCTATGTTCTCACTGACTGGACTCTGAAAGGATTTAATTGATATTTCTGGGTGGTTGTCATTCATGTCTTCAACTAGGATCTTTATTGTACATTGTCCTGATAAACTATTGATTCCTTTGTCTATTGCTATGACTTCCAtgtcataaatattaaaatcctCATAGTTCAACATTCCTTTTACAGTAATTTCACCTGTGGTTGGattcagattaaatgtttcttgtgttttctctgaTGTGTATAAACTATATGAGTATGAAATATCAGAATTTGATCCTTCATCTAAATCAGTTGCATTAAGATTTATAACAAGGCTTCCAATTGGAGAATTTTCTAGCATCGTAACTGTTAGACCAGCTTTATCAAACATGGGAGCATTGTCATTGGTGTCCAAAACACGAACAATAACACTGGCGGTGCCGGATCTAGCTGGTGTTCCTCCATCTACAGCCGTAAGTATTAGATTATGAACAGCTTGCTTCTCACGATCTaaggtttttttcaaaattaaatctgCAAATTTGGACCCTTCTCTTCCACTCTGAACCTCGATGCTGAAATATTCACTTTCGCTCAGATGATATGTTTTCAGTGCATTAGTACCAACATCCCGATCAACGGCGTTGCTTAACGAAAATCTCTCCCCTTTTTGTGTCGCTTCTGATATATCCAAATGTATGACGTCTCTTCGAAATTGTGGGGCGTTGTCATTCATGTCCAAAATTTCTACTTCGATGTTAAAAATACGCACTGGGTTGTCCAATGTGACTTCCAATCTAAGGTAACAAGAGGACGATGACTTTGTGGTACAAATATGTTCTCTGTCAATTTTTTCCAGAACATACAGTTCACCAGTCTCTTTGTTCACGTCCAGATATTTCTTGTTCGCGATTATGTCAACTCGCATCTTTCTCTTTGTTAGCGTTGTAATATCCAGTCCGAGATCTGTAGCGAGGTTAGCGACAACTGATCCTTCTTTCATCTCTTCGGAAATAGAATAATGAGTTACCGAGGTTGATGCGTTTGGAACGgaggtaaaaagaagaaaaagcgcTACGTACCTCCGCAATGACGTCTTTGTTACAACAGGAGCCATTTTTGCTATAGATTGAAAACACGtcagattataaaacaaaagtttccgGTGATCATGAAAGTGTTCCCCGCAGCCATAAACTGAATATTTCCCCAAAATTTTGATTGAGTCAAAATGCAAAACGAAATGTGACTACATTTTCTGATTAGCGTCCTTGCACCACAGAGTTCCACAGTCTTTACACAATGACGATCAAATCACACAGGACCACCCCCGATGACGTTCACAGGCTTTGATTTTAACTGCAAAATAGCGCCACCAttaatataagaaataaaaattgtgaaatatgaGCACAATAAAATAAGGTAAATAAGATCTTCGTTaatcaaatatgaaatataGACGCaagttagaaaaatataacaCGTTAGACCATTGTCCTGTTTGAGAAACTAATATTGttcattttcagaattttgtcactttaaatccgcTTTCAATTGTTTCGACTAAACAAGTCCTATATTCTTGTTTCATAAGCTTTGAATTGCTAttatctgaaatgaaaatgaaaacatgttaagCAACGGTTAAAAATGTATATGCCGTATTTAGATTATGGAAATAgtggtttaaatatttgttgtacataaataaaactcattaacaGACACTTCTCTTGTTTAAGAGCTGACGGCAGGATGGGCTAAGTAGCAAGTGACTCGTCGATAATACAAGAGTTCAAtaattaaattgattaattaaataatataaacgAAAGAATTTCCAACCCATTCTCACTCGccactcgtcatatattgacgcatCGGACGGTCTGTCctcgtcacatattgacgcgcaGGGTACTCctttcgcgtcaatatgtgacgcgagGGGTTTTACCCTATGCCTTACcgtaatttttgccctaaacTTAACCAAATCGTCGGGTTTTGAAGGTTAGGCAGTGGTTGCGAGAACCCTTCGCGTGAATAATccacgtaaaacatgtgacctacccaaatcgtcaacatgtgacgctgaaggaccctgcccaagtcgtcaatatgtgacgcatggtcagaaatcgtcccgtcaatatatgacgagtcgggagtgagaatgtgttggaaTATCGGCATTACGGTCTTGCGGTAAACAATCACATTTAGGTCTTGCTAAAGTggcatattattttataaaacacgtaaaaagagaaattagtaaaatattaaccttcagaaaataaatgttcgttattaaaagatgaaatcaTAAGAAAAAATCTAGATAGGATTATTTTAGATACAATATATACAAAATCTTCTATAAATGAAACTATTAATAATctaaaactgtaatatttttttcagagaaGTTGTACATTTATGCTGTGTAGTCAGATCATTGAGAGAGAATTACAATATCATCACAAAAAAATGTGGGAGGATAAACTcagaacaatattttaattatacaaaatattgttggtcaaagaaaaagcacaaaaacaaagtaaaacatgatAAACTTAAAccttagtttaaaaataaattgcattgcATTGTTTGTAAAGTAAGTCAGTAAAATCTTGGAgcaactgaatatttttttagaaaatgcgAGTTCCTTGGTTTTAGTCGGTATACatagaaaaaaaggtttgtagGACTactaaaaacatataaaactgaATGATAGTTCAATTGTAGACTTAAAACCGAAAGCATATAGTATACACTGTATCACTTATGTTCTTACCTGCAGAGTAGAAGCAGCTGAGTCACTAGTCTCTGACAGTCCTGTCCCTCTCGGGATGCTGGACACGATGTATCTGGAGCCCTTTGGCACAGGCTGTCTGACCACCAGCTTTCCTTTCCTGGTCTCTGCTAGAAACAGACTGTACCAGTAGGCATCGTTGGAGACCAGAGTGGAGTCTGCAATGGTGGAGTTCCTCTCACTGATCACACTGTTCCTGCTGGGAGGAGCAGTTTTGCTGTGTTTGGGTTTCTGACACTTCAACACGATGGTGACCAGGATGGTGATGAGCAGGAGAAATGACACCGAGGCCAGACCGATGACCAGATACAGGTTGATGTCTGAAAAGATGTCGTATTCCAGAGGCATCTCAGTCATGTCAGAGTAGGCCTTAACATCAGTCTCCACTGTCAGCAGCTTGATGGTGACTGTAGCAGAGAGAGCAGGTTGCCCGTTGTCCTTGGCAACAACAACCAGTCTGTGGTGGTGTGAGTCTTTGTAACTGAACATCCTCATAGTCCTGATCTCTCCGTTGTATTGGTCCAAGCTGAACAAGGAAGCATCAGTCACCTGGAGAAACTGGTAGGTAATCCGAGAGTTGTGCACAGAGTCTGTGTCTAAGGCGATCACTTTAGCCACCAGGGATCCTTTATCAGTGGATCTGGGGATCTTCTCCTCCACCACTGAGCCATGAGCGCGCCAAGGAGAGACAATAACTGGAGCGTTGTCATTTTGGTCAACAATGATGATGTGGACGGTCACATTACTGCTGAGAGGAGGAGAACCAGAGTCTCTGGCCTCAATGTGGAAAAGAAACTCCTTCTCAATCTCATAGTCAAAGGTTTTCAGTGCATAAAGATTCCCGTTCTCTGGATTGATGGAGAACAGCATAGACATGGAGGTGTTGGCAATCTCCTTCTCTATGAtgaaataaactagatactGGTTTTCATGGAGGTCAGGATCAAATGCAGTGAGTGAGCTGAGCAAGGAGCCAGGTGCGTTATTCTCCGTGACACGTATGGTATAAAATGACTGGGAGAACTGAGGAACATTGTCATTAACATCCAGCAGCTCCAAAGTCATAGTTTCATTGTCACATAGTGGAGGAGACCCTCTGTCTGTGACAGTGAAGGTGATTTCATATTCTGGGACCTTCTCTCTGTCTAATGGCTCTGACACCACTAACTCATAATAGTTATCAGAGGACTCCCTCAGTTTGAAAGGCATGTTCTCTGGAATATGAAGATCAACCTGTCCATTATCACCTGAGTCTTTATCACTCACACTAACTACAGCTATCACTGTGTCTAACTCTATGTTCTCACTGACTGGACTCTGAAAGGATTTAATTGATATTTCTGGGTGGTTGTCATTCATGTCTTCAACTAGGATCTTTATTGTACATTGTCCTGATAAACTATTCACTCCTTTATCTGTTGCTATGACTTCCATGTCATAAATCCTAAAATCTTCATAGTTCAACATTCCTTTCACAGTAATTTCGCCTGTGGTTggattcaaattaaatgtttcttgtgttttctctgaTGTATATAAACTGTATGAGTATGAAATATCAGAATTTGATCCTTCGTCCAAATCTGTTGCATTGAGGTGAATAATTACACTTCCAATGGGAGAATTTTCCATGACTTGGATATTGTAGGCTGCTTTATCAAATGCAGGTGCATTGTCGTTCGTATCTAAAACATGAACAACAATGCTAACAGTACCAGATCGAGCCGGTGTTCCTCCATCCACCGCCGTTAATATCAGGTTATGAAGTGCCTGCCTCTCTCGATCTAATGTCTTTTTCAGGATCAAATCAGCAAATTTTGATCCGTCTCTTCCTGTTTGAACctcaatattaaaatattcactttCACTCAAATGATATGTTTTTAGTGAATTTGTTCCAACGTCTTGATCAACCGCATTGCTAAGAGAAAACCTTTCTCCCTTCGGCGTTGCTTCGGATATATCTAAATGAATGGCGTCTCTTCGAAATTGCGGGGCGTTGTCGTTCATATCTAGCACTTCTAACTCTATGTTAAATATCCGTAAAGGGTTTTCCAGCgttatttccagttttaaataaCAAGAAGATTTTGTATAGCAAATGTGCTCCCTGTCGATCTTCTCGACAATGTACAACTCACCAGTCTCTTTGTTCACATCCAGATATTTCTTGTTAGTGATGATGTCAAGGCGCATCTTTCTCTTTGTCAATGTTTTAACGTCCAGACCAAGATCAGTAGCGAGGTTGGCGACTACTGATCCCTCTTTCATTTCCTCTGGTATGGAGTAATGAGTCACCGAGCTTGATGTTTCACAAAACACGGAAAAAAGAATCACGAGCAGCACCGACCTCTCCATTGATTTCTTTGTTAAAACGGGATCCATTGTCACCTTCAGAATATCAACATTGAAATGATGAAGTAGCTGACGTTTTTCTGCGACCCTTGATTTATTTTCGCGACGCTTCGATTCAAAAAGTCTTATGGATATTCTAAagggaaataattaaaattaatatgaGCTCCATTCTCGTAGTGGTGTTTCAGCAACATGGATCTATCCAGTCTGTAGGAAACCGTTCCGGTAACAGCGACCTCTTATATTGACGTTTTGCACCCGgatttcaaaaaacaaaacagcgcCTCCATTCCGGTCTAATCAAAcccaaatatataaaattaaatttgtgaaaattgtaatattttttaaagtattgtcATTGCATACTGGAAAAGTAAATTGtcctaaatattttacatttctcatGTAAAAATCGTTTCTATTAATTGTCAGTGGTGTGATATTTGAAATACAGGTAATTTTGTGAAGTATATATcaatactattattattattattgttgttgttgttggtaagacaaactttaaataaaatcaagagtAGAATTTGATTTCTTAAAGGTTttagcaaattaaataaatcgATTTTGTTTAGGACATTTTATAGTTTCTCCTCTCACACACATTAGAAAGGTTTTAAGCGTATTTTTTCAGACTGATTgtgaaactgtaaataaattctGTGTGTAGATGTtgaattaaatgcattttttaaagtgtattttcaacaaatttaaGAAGTGTAGGATAGTTAAGTTAAGTTGTCAcactaatgtttattttttgattaatttcaaaaatctCTCAAGAAGATTAATTGTTAcatataaatgtaaagtttaaatatatttacaaaagtttaaattaaatatgtgaGAATATGCTTTTGAGTTAAAGCATTCACCTCACTTTCTTTAACTGACTTGTGGTCATGAGTTGTTTTCATATGTTCTGATACGGtttaataatttacaaaacCAACAATACAATAATAACTTGTCATAGTTACACATTTTTTGATATATTAAAAGAtatgattgcttttttttttttgttgaaagaaacaaaacattactgTAAAATAGCATTCAGGAGATAAAAATTGGCTGCATCAAGCCGCACTGCCTTCATTAAACCAAATGTTactcaaaacaattattttcaaaggTGAAAGTCAGTACTCTTGTTTATATATAGAATGGCTGTGTAACTGCAGTATGATGTCATAAAAATATACACTGTATGCcatgaaactgaaaagaaaaatgaattattattgtCAGCACTCCTACCTGCAGAGTAGAAGCAGCTGAGTCACTAGTCTCTGACAGTCCTGTCCCTCTCGGGATGCTGGACACGATGTATCTGGAGCCCTTTGGCACAGGCTGTCTGACCACCAGCTTTCCTTTCCTGGTCTCTGCTAGAAACAGACTGTACCAGTAGGCATCGTTGGAGACCAGAGTGGAGTCTGCGATGGTGGAGTTCCTCTCACTGATCACACTGTTCCTGCTGGGAGGAGCAGTTTTGCTGTGTTTGGGTTTCTGACACTTCAACACGATGGTGACCAGGATGGTGATGAGCAGGAGAAATGACACCGAGGCCAGACCGATGACCAGATACAGGTTGATGTCTGAAAAGATGTCGTATTCCAGAGGCATCTCAGTCATGTCAGAGTAGGCCTTAACATCAGTCTCCACTGTCAGCAGCTTGATGGTGACTGTAGCAGAGAGAGCAGGCTCCCCGTTGTCCTTGGCAACAACAACGAGTCTGAGGTGGCGCGAGTCTTTGTAACTGAACATCCTCATAGTCCTGATCTCTCCATTGTATTGGTCCAAGCTGAACAAGGAAGCATCAGTCACCTGGAGAAACTGGTAGGTAATCCGAGAGTTGTGCACAGAGTCTGTGTCTAAGGCGATCACTTTAGCCACCAGGGATCCTTTATCTGTGGATCTGGGGATCTTCTCCTCCACCACAGAGCCATGAGCGCGCCAAGGAGAGACAATAACTGGAGCGTTGTCATTTTGGTCAACAATGATGATGTGGACG
This genomic interval carries:
- the LOC114138844 gene encoding protocadherin alpha-C2-like, whose translation is MDPVLTKKSMERSVLLVILFSVFCETSSSVTHYSIPEEMKEGSVVANLATDLGLDVKTLTKRKMRLDIITNKKYLDVNKETGELYIVEKIDREHICYTKSSCYLKLEITLENPLRIFNIELEVLDMNDNAPQFRRDAIHLDISEATPKGERFSLSNAVDQDVGTNSLKTYHLSESEYFNIEVQTGRDGSKFADLILKKTLDRERQALHNLILTAVDGGTPARSGTVSIVVHVLDTNDNAPAFDKAAYNIQVMENSPIGSVIIHLNATDLDEGSNSDISYSYSLYTSEKTQETFNLNPTTGEITVKGMLNYEDFRIYDMEVIATDKGVNSLSGQCTIKILVEDMNDNHPEISIKSFQSPVSENIELDTVIAVVSVSDKDSGDNGQVDLHIPENMPFKLRESSDNYYELVVSEPLDREKVPEYEITFTVTDRGSPPLCDNETMTLELLDVNDNVPQFSQSFYTIRVTENNAPGSLLSSLTAFDPDLHENQYLVYFIIEKEIANTSMSMLFSINPENGNLYALKTFDYEIEKEFLFHIEARDSGSPPLSSNVTVHIIIVDQNDNAPVIVSPWRAHGSVVEEKIPRSTDKGSLVAKVIALDTDSVHNSRITYQFLQVTDASLFSLDQYNGEIRTMRMFSYKDSHHHRLVVVAKDNGQPALSATVTIKLLTVETDVKAYSDMTEMPLEYDIFSDINLYLVIGLASVSFLLLITILVTIVLKCQKPKHSKTAPPSRNSVISERNSTIADSTLVSNDAYWYSLFLAETRKGKLVVRQPVPKGSRYIVSSIPRGTGLSETSDSAASTLQVRT